DNA from Musa acuminata AAA Group cultivar baxijiao chromosome BXJ1-5, Cavendish_Baxijiao_AAA, whole genome shotgun sequence:
AGTGAATCTCCACATCAATCCTTGCTTAGGCTAGTCCATTTAGAGAAATGCACGATAAAAGCCAATTTGAATGTAATATTTACAATAATTCAAAAACATCAGGAAGTAGATATTGTGCTAGTGTTTGTGAACTTGTCCCATTTACCACATTCTACATCTCACCTCTCCCCAACGCCACAAAACACCCCACAGAAAGCCCATAAAAGATGTTCAAGGAATTAAGGGGTCGATCAAagtagaaaaaattaaaaataataataataataataataataataatactgttTTTCTTCTTTCCTACACCATCATCACCAGATTCTACCATAGTTTCaaatttagtctatcaaaatgcaCCACTACATGCCTCATCTATCAATCTTTATGAACTTGGTTCACTCAAAGCCTATTTTCCTTTAAGCATGTtagaccaaggtatgcaatttcgtactgtaccggagtttcgacgttcgctcgatacggtacgaaactgtataccgagctgtaacggacaaacttctaaacaagatgttggatgtaatgcttatgtctgtccgttgtcttttggcatgttcatgccttgtacagcaggtagaggggcgaccgaaagctaaatagtcccattttagttgggttggtggcctctttaggcttgtaaatagaggttgtgtcatgtggacacgtgtgagagcttttcggtctgtaatggactattttaccctttgttgtgcaactattcagagcttgtaaagtctgtttgtaatttgcattgtctatgaagtgtttttcggacatgtttgcttgtggatcccgattgaggcgttctctttaacccgttctctcttttgttggtcctaagggacaatgggaggcttcggggaggctgacctttgcggacggacacgcgatggtgccgcacgccttaggcaaaaccagctaaggtcgtgacagtatggtatcagagcgggacaagcactcatagaaacacttgacatgcaaacgtgggggacctagcggggctgcgtcgagggcagtcagcacacgcgcgaccgtttgagggaaaacgggcatggagatgtagggaaaagagtcgctcagaggagcgggcatctaacattggcattttgaggaatggccaacccttcgcgcaagaggcaccacgagaacagacaagcttggaagaatgcggagcgcacaaaggctgggatggctgagtttgagctacggctcaacgttgacaacaatacttgatggtgctctaggcaagcgaggcgcttggcaagaatgagaccatccaaggtggaatgagttgttcaacgaccaaaagagttatgcaaagctcacagaggtgaggggaattgctaactcgaagaatttggtacttatgcatgggcttgtatgaggacgatggaatgttcgtggccatcccaaggcgaccgagactcggcgccatggagcattgtaactttctcttcgtcatgtgaaggatacgtccggaggaggctgaagtgtgcaacgagtttagcatgttgctaggccttgaggggtgcggcggtggctgtattgacgtggaggcgcaatctagcaagtgcatttgcaagaggcagaacaatgcacagtatgttcagcagatcggagtagtccaaggggatggtggtctccgaaacgaagagaaatgttgctccaacgggacagttatctagaaGGGATAAGTCTcgacactccagagggagaatcatgtgagacggacttcacatgttgaggaggagtacctcacaaacaacaacttcacgaagctcgatggactgagcaagcggcgaggagttatcgcatgatctcgctcgagagaatgcattggtggatgcattgcgagatcaagtgggggagcgacctgaagcaacttaaatgaaggcacacttagagtcgatatggagatcggactcaagggagggctgacccgtagaatggagggcgcgagggccaccatcgactcaatgcaaaaacgaggagcggagcaacttgggtgtaacttggtgaagtacccaagccgcatgaagggagccagcagagaagttgaaacatggagcagaagcacagtgctttccttagacagaggtcaaagacatgaactcttgcagaggcaagggtaggatcatgttgttccatgggtccttcattctgacggagcagactcatcttgcatggtgccaaagacgaagggagcttctgggcacatgcaccttatctcggaggagcatttgatgaaggaactaaggcgactcaatttgcggaggcaaagttgggttcagaaggccttagcacggggcaagaggacgcagaggcgggtactcttgaagaatatgccacagtgttgccattcaagttgccatgaaggaagcagtgcgcagcggagagttTGCTGGTAGGgccaaaggcccaggatccagacaatggtgcacaaactacagtgaagtcggtggacttcgggagctactaggcgacggactgtcctagagtggtgcttcatctaggtgtgacccaagagtgggtggatgaaggtcgattgccaaaggagtgaataaaatcgaaggtggaggagacccgacgatgtattggcagaggccacacatggagggttcacaattcgagtttattccacaaagatcagaatgcaatggagatgtcaccaggaggcgacatggtgcagcggatcgtggtggaacagttcgtggcaatgcgacacactcgacattgtcccgtgagggatgagatcatatggaggtatgatcgggagctactgggagcttcgctttggtgaacaacacgacggcaggaagggctatggattcaaggagtgtaggccatggtatcgcagaggcgggtcttccgggcgtgcaccgaattttgcatcggatgaaaaccttggtcatcagcatatgggggctgggttccaccaagggaaaagttcgaatgcaagtaccagtgagttccatgggagggacttgatcatgcagaggtatggtcgaagcaactggagagttggattgctccaaagctcatattcgcttaagggagcccgacaagtcagaggacaaggtcgagtaagcgaacattgctaccaaggaagctaaggagaacagaatcggtgcaaactctacaacgtgatggcagaggccatgcatgggagttgcagtctgtctttccatcgaccaaacggattgcttggagaacacagaggtgttgaagcagggggtcgaaaggggcgaggaagcgacgacgagtccagagggacttagctacccaaaatcaagcatcagttagaatggaggtggactcagaggagtgccacggagacatctctactgattgtgaagaaaagggatacagaggcgaggcgacggatagtagggccatgggcatggcagcgccatggtaccgtagaggcgggacttccgtgcaagtcattgatcccttgctctcacggagggagagcacttggtcgtgaaaggggccgaggaggtggagcatgcagaggcaatctccaagtaccgagacaaggctgaagggcagaggccaagaaacttcgtaagatcggtgtcaacaagtttctcatcaagatagccgtaagtgaaggacttcgggtcatgcaagagtgcacgaccaaggaacgaagcaggcagtactcggtgttgtacctttgctactcagtggagtaggcggcagggttgatggagaagacggtacaatcccagaggcgacctcatctatcagagaattactccaagttggggtgaaaacttcctgcattccagaagttcaatggcattgagaaggtgaatcacagtagctaactcaacgcaaggagtgcaaacacttcaagtacttcagaagtgtgagcaaagagcaggcgaaggccagtaaccagcttgatgcatgaagtacaacctcgaggaggcgggcgaagtcaagtaacctttgccttctcaattcttaagagaatgggcgaaaccgagtaccccagttctcttatctatccagcagaggagctctgcataagttcaaagacccttcgaagacaatggaagacaatagttgtcaaatcctcaccaacggtgatcagtgctaccgaGAGTAGTTTGTccacctcatttcccaacgaaatgccaatcgaaagcggaagtgatgcgaacctacttggatgtgacaactaactcaaagaagagtcaatgagcagattttgtggatgaAGGACCCaaagcttcagaagtttgcgagacgatgctcgttaaagcttcaacaagcatccacccagttcaagcagcatgaggaatttttaagagactggcgcagtaaggatggtcttttccttcatttggcggatccgcaggaatcaacaaggatcaacacaacttagccaaccccacaccagagtcagagtcattggtgagttgaagcagcatggcggatcaaaggttcgactactcagaaacagcagcggagagcagctgggagccaggagacgcattgcagctggagcagaagattgaagactcagcaaaggcgaagagttgcagtgttcacaaaggcttcgacgaggacgtcgaagggataagtgggggagaatgtaacggacaaacttctaaacaagatgttggatgtaatgcttatgtctgtccgttgtcttttggcatgttcatgccttgtacagcaggtagaggggcggccgaaggctaaatagtcccatgttagttgggttggtggcctctttaggcttgtaaatagaggttgtgtcatgtggacacgtgtgagagcttttcggtctgtaatggaccattttaccctttgttgtgcaactattcagagcttgtaaagtctgtttgtaatttgcattgtctatgaagtgtttttcggacatgtttgcttgtggatcccgattgaggcgttctctttaacccgttctctcttttgttggtcctaagggacaatgggaggcttcggggaggctgacctttgcggacggacgtgcgagggtgccgcacgccttaggcaaaaccagctaaggtcgtgacagagcggtataccggtataccgctcgatatatatatatatatatatatatatatatatatatatatatatatatatatatatatatatatatatatatatatatatatatatatatatatttatttatttatttatttatttatttcgttCCATCCGGTAAtggacggtccgtgtaccggtaagcTGACAGACCAATACATACCACTCGTACCGGGCTGTATTATACGAAATTGCCTACCATGTGTTAGACTCCAACAAGAAAGTTCAACAAGACAAACAATTCAACTTGGAATCCCATATCCAAGTAGGCAGCATCTGTATCTTTTTAAGATATTGATAAGTTAGTCATCTAACTAAATTATATACAACTACCAATTATCTGAAAAATAATCCTCACAAAAGAACATTTGATCCAAATTTCACATGACAACGGCAACCTTGTTGAACTCCAAATTAACTAACCAAATATGAATGAAAAAATACACCAGAACTAAATGTTCGAAATTAGTTCACAGTTATTGAATCTAAAATATATAGATGAACATAAAAACTAACTCATAAATAACCATTTATGAACTAACCATCACACTACAGACAAAAAGAGCTATACAAATAAGACAAAAAACATTAAGTGGCTATATCAAATTGTCAACTGAACAATCCATGCATCAAGCATTTGACCTTGTTCCATGTGGATTTTATTACAGAATTATGTTTTGCAAGAACTGGAGAATGCTTTTCACTCTGCAAACCTGGGTTTTTGCATTTCATTGTGACAGTGTTTAGTATAAAGATCTCTTATTTATTTTACTCCATAAAGCCAGCTCTCGAAGAATACAAAAGACATTAGCATAGAAAGTTATGTATTCCTAACCACAGAGCTGGAGAAACAGACTAAATAAACACATCCACAGAGATCTAAGATCCAATGAGATGCAGTCATGTTCATCCCAATACAGGTACCAACCTGCTCTTCAGTGGGTGCATTCACTCGAATGTTCAGACAGCGAGACCTGACAGCCTCCGTTACTTTTGATGAGCTGTTGCAGCACAAGATTAGCCTGCATGATGCACTATACTTTTCCATTGTTCTACGGAGAGAATGTTGACCTTCTCTTGACAGCTTGTCAACTTCATTCAGCACCAATACTGCCAGTTAGGAAACCATATCAATACCTTGATCAGTAGAATTATTCCAGAAATTCTAAGAAAAAGTTTACCAAACTTAAGATGTCTTGTAACGGGTAGAGATATTAATAGGCATAGATATTAGTGCAGGTCTATTGCAAGGAATGAATTTGCAACAAATTCCATTAACTTGGTATAGGTGCATGTTCTGCTTCTTACCAAGCTGAGGCCCGTTGTGACAAGAACAGTTGAATCAGAAGCTGATACAAGACAATAATACCTGACCAATAGGGATGCACCATAGTAGATGATCTCATCAGGTAAAATCAAGTGAGGCCAAATTAGGTTTTATATCAGGCTTCTGAGTTGAATCAAGTTAACTAACCCcaaatataaagtcagtttggacCACAGACTTCCATCAGGAATTCTTTCAACCACAAATTTCCATTCCGAAAGAGAGTGAGTTGACCACGTGATTCACAGTAGTTAACCTCAGGAGATTCCAAAAGAATACTTTACCCTTACCCAGCAATAACTCAAGGAATTTAATGGTCATTTTTTTCTCATCAAGTTTTGGTTGTTTAACACATATCTGTATATAAGCCTAAAATTTCTAGCTTATGGTACGACTAAAGTAAACCATATGACCCGACAAGATGATTTTATATCAACAACTTGTGTAACAGCTCTTAGCTATAGCATTTTGAACTTGATGTTCAGTAGTTTTCCATGATGTAGGACTTTTTACATGTTCCAATGATAACAGGAGCCACAGACTTCAGATTTGCAGACATAGATTGTTTGAGTGCCTTTAATAATGCCAACTTGATTTATCAAGTGACAAAGACAGTTTCATCCGAAAGGAATTAAGATAGCATGATCATTAGATAGAATGGTATATATTCTTCTATTTCTCTATGCATATACCTGAATTACCAGCCTACCAGCACCATGCAGTTAAAAGTTATGAACTATCTATTAAAGAAGCATTGAACCATACAAAGGAACTTCGACATTTTCAAAGTCAATTAACATTAAGTGAAAATATTATCATCCCACCATGGGCATAAACTGTGTAAACATATTTTGGAATATGCCTAGCGTTGGTTGTGAGACTCTTGTGGCAACTAAAATTGAAAAGGCCATAACATCACAATCTACTGTACATAGGAGGATGCGGAGCATCTTCCAAGTGAAGTACTTGATGTTTCAAATCGACTTTCAAAAGTTCCGCTTCAACTTTATGCAGGAAAATGTGGTAGCTCGTTAAGAAAATCCATGTTTAGAAAGTGACCACATCCTCAAAAAGAACACAATGCAAAATCTTGGTCTATGGCAGGCCACATGGCATAATCACATAAGTCAGTATTACAATCTACATGTTAGTACACTGAACTCAGAACCATTGGTTAGTGATTATGACGTTGTGCATTTTACATTATATGCTCAAGTTAATTGCATCAGTCCCTAGATGTAACCTTACATGCCTATTATAACAGAAATAGCATAAAGTGAAACTCATTATAGCTTAGATAAATATGGTTTCTGAAATGCAAAGGCCATCTGGGAATCTCCCAACATTAGataaaacaaaaggaaaacaaACCCCATGTAACTAAAGGGTAATTACCTTTGAACCCTTTTTTGCCTTTAGTATCCACAGGTCTGTTTCTTGCCATTTCCTTGATAATCTCCTGAACAATATGCCTATCCTGGAAACCTGCATCGCTGGGATTCATCTCAACATGATGTGTGCTTGACAACGTCGTCAACTCCAGCTCTATCGTACGTGTACCAGCCTGCACAGAAAATCAACTTAGTGAAAGATCCCATCAGCCTCAATGAGTGCCTCATAATAGGAAGAGACTCCAAATTTTCTATGTTTGTGAAGAAAAGCGGAAAACCCTCAAGTAAAGAAATAAACTGAATTTCTAAAGCAAGCAACCAAGACGGCAGCCAGCTGTGGCAAAGAGGCCCAAGTCCTACTTTGGGGAGCAAAGTCTGCTACAGGAATTCTCACATCGCCCATGAAGTTTGTTCATCACTAAAGCCCATATCATTGGAAGAATTAAGTAACCCAAGAAAAGGAGATCATGAGCTTCAACTTACATCAATCTTCCACATCTTGTTCTCCAATTTCACCTGCAATCGCCAACAGAAAgaaatgagaaaaagaaaacacaactagattaaatacaaagaaataagaACATCTAACCacaagaggaaggaaaataaacAGTGGTGTGCAGATACCTTTTCAACCCCAGGGCCAAACATTTGCTTAAGAAGGGCCATGACTAGGGTTTTCTTGCCGGAACCAGTCGGCCCATAGAAGAGGAGATGGGGGCAGTCATGCTCCGACACCTACCAACGAATCCACCACACGAAGATCACCTACATCCCGCAGGCACCACCAAAACAAGCAAGACGGAAAGCAGCCAAAACCCTAGACGAAGAGTTTTAGGAGATCTCACCAATTTCTTCAGGTTCTGGGCGATTTCCTCGTGGGCGATGATCTTGTCTAAAGCTCTCGGCCGGTACTTGTCGACCCACAGCATCGTCGCGGGgagccggaggaggaggaggaggaggagcgactGGCGTAGAGAGTAAGAGGAGTGGCGGGAAAAGAAAGGGGGCGGATCAGATTATATACAGGCAGCGGAGACAGTAATGGGCCACCAGTCAGCCCATGGGCCTAATTGACCTCGAATCTCCAACTCGTGGGATAAAAGGAAACTGCGGTAAAACGGCAGACTTCGAATCTCCAACTCGTCAATACACTTAAAGAATAATCGAAATCAAATCGACaaagaataattttaattttagaatCGATGGTTCTGATTTAAGTTTGATCGTTTCTTCCGAAATCATTTCTAACAACTATTAAGTGCACCCACCATACGAGTAGTAATAAGACGCTTCTTGTTGAAAGCATTGGGATTGGGATTTATATTGTTCTTGTTTCTTGGTGTGCATAGAGAACAAATAGTAAATTTTTTGTTCAGCAGAATCTTAAACACCGATCACATGACTATATAAATTGCATTAACTTAAACTTCGATTGCGAGCAATTGCTACCGATCACTCGAGAATGCCAAGCACTATTGCTGGGAAATAAGTGCCGCCGGCCACCTTTTTCTTGCTTGTTCTTTAGAACGATAGATAGATTCATGAAACCACCTAATAAAGGATAAACTATCCACCACCAAAAGTTTAATTGTTTATTGTTTCCCGTAAGCTGGAAATCCTTTCCCTATTGCCACTCGATCATAGCATATGGAAATCCTTTACATATCGCCAAGAAGTTTCGTGATAGAGAATTAGTTTTGGCAGATGTGTTTTGACGACAATGTCGACAACAGTATGGACAAAAAGGATTGATCTCAATACTATTCTCTGAAGACCAAATAAATAGCGACATCCACATCAACTTCTAAGCTGCCGCTAGCAGGTTTTAGCATCAAAATAGCTAATCTGTGAAGCCCAAAATATTTAAGAGGTCATTGGCACAATACATTTTAATTAATATGCATCTCCGGATCCATTTTAGTTTTTCTTCATGTTTGAGTTACATTTGGTTATCAATGAGCCTATACTTCTTCTCAGAGACAAGGGGTGTATGACTTGAAAGAGAAAGACTCTTTCTAGCCACATCTCAAATGGTCTGGTTCCTTGAGTCCTAATAAACTTAATAATTCTGTTTAGTTTGATTTAATTCTTTTTATATCTCAAATGGTtttgatttaattatttatagATTGGGGTGACATTCAGTCTGATCAGACGATTTTTATGCATTTCTTTGAGATGGATAAACATCTGATATAATTTTGGCCTTTTAGGTCTCACCAAAGCTAATCTAAGATATCATCACTCTTGTTGACCACGATTCCAAGAGAGCTGCTATTTGGACTCTAAATTCTTGATGTTGGCATGGATTATATTACTATTTGATGATGCTCTTTCCTTGGATCTTGG
Protein-coding regions in this window:
- the LOC135672934 gene encoding replication factor C subunit 5-like → MLWVDKYRPRALDKIIAHEEIAQNLKKLVSEHDCPHLLFYGPTGSGKKTLVMALLKQMFGPGVEKVKLENKMWKIDAGTRTIELELTTLSSTHHVEMNPSDAGFQDRHIVQEIIKEMARNRPVDTKGKKGFKVLVLNEVDKLSREGQHSLRRTMEKYSASCRLILCCNSSSKVTEAVRSRCLNIRVNAPTEEQIIKVLEFIGKKENLQLPPGFTARIAAQSNRNLRRAILSFETCRVQQYPFTVNQALPPLDWEQYVSEIASDIMKEQSPKRLFSVRGKIYELLVNCIPPEIILKKLLSELLKKLDSELKHEVCHWAAYYEHRMRFGQKAIFHIEAFVAKFMSIYKAFLIATFG